In Gordonia crocea, the following are encoded in one genomic region:
- a CDS encoding lipopolysaccharide biosynthesis protein — protein sequence MQIDTLSLLAASGINAVLGVAYWGAATRHYGVAEVGRASTLINSALLLASLANLSLGPLYERFLPVAGSLQRRLILAGQVITAALAGLFAAVFLAVGPGELANGHDLVGLLFLFAVPTLATFSLLDAILVGLRSGRWAAAKNTFHAMSKLVLAILFAGIGTATALVSSWVIPSLGAVVVIEILLLSRIGPLRQDRRATPELPERKALGAFTGWAMAWMLAQTLPGLLIPLIVVSQRGLADAAFFNISWTIVAASILLMALVTGPYVAEASRRPSRSRWELTRTLATNLVLINIVRALLVGAVGPIVLYLYGREYFSAGTPLLLVMACCQLISTVGYLYASIARVSGKIGFPTVVQLLGTGGLLLVVPVLVTHWGIVGVGVGYLVHDVVLALVIAPKLIKALRSEKAVNFQVPVRDN from the coding sequence ATGCAGATCGACACCCTGAGCCTGCTCGCAGCGAGTGGGATCAACGCCGTGCTCGGCGTGGCCTACTGGGGCGCAGCGACCCGACACTACGGAGTAGCCGAGGTTGGCCGAGCATCAACCCTGATCAATTCGGCGCTGCTGCTGGCATCCCTGGCCAACCTCTCACTGGGGCCGTTGTACGAACGGTTCCTGCCGGTCGCCGGATCGCTGCAGCGACGTCTCATCCTCGCCGGCCAGGTGATCACCGCCGCGCTGGCCGGACTGTTCGCCGCCGTCTTCCTCGCGGTCGGGCCCGGCGAACTCGCCAACGGTCACGATCTGGTCGGATTGCTCTTCCTATTCGCGGTGCCGACGCTTGCCACCTTTAGCCTGCTGGACGCAATTCTGGTCGGACTACGCAGCGGTCGCTGGGCTGCCGCAAAGAACACGTTCCACGCGATGAGCAAGCTGGTGCTGGCGATACTGTTCGCCGGCATCGGCACCGCCACGGCACTGGTGTCGAGCTGGGTTATTCCCAGCCTCGGCGCAGTTGTCGTCATCGAGATACTTTTGCTGTCCCGTATCGGACCGTTGCGCCAAGACCGCCGCGCGACACCCGAGCTGCCCGAACGCAAGGCCCTGGGCGCCTTCACCGGCTGGGCAATGGCGTGGATGCTCGCCCAGACCCTGCCCGGACTACTGATCCCGCTCATTGTCGTCAGCCAACGTGGGCTCGCCGATGCCGCATTCTTCAACATCTCGTGGACCATCGTCGCGGCGTCGATTTTGTTGATGGCCCTGGTCACCGGCCCTTACGTCGCCGAGGCTTCCCGCCGTCCTAGCCGATCACGCTGGGAATTAACCCGGACCCTGGCCACCAATCTCGTCCTGATCAACATTGTCCGCGCGCTACTCGTCGGAGCCGTCGGCCCAATCGTCCTCTACCTCTATGGGCGGGAGTATTTCTCGGCTGGCACACCTTTGCTGCTGGTCATGGCGTGCTGCCAATTGATTTCGACAGTCGGCTACCTCTACGCAAGCATCGCACGGGTGAGTGGAAAGATCGGCTTCCCCACCGTGGTGCAATTGCTGGGCACCGGGGGGTTGTTGCTGGTGGTCCCCGTCCTGGTCACCCATTGGGGAATCGTTGGCGTGGGCGTGGGCTACCTAGTCCACGACGTTGTCCTCGCGCTGGTGATAGCGCCGAAACTCATCAAGGCGCTGCGCAGTGAGAAAGCTGTGAACTTCCAAGTCCCGGTACGCGACAACTAA
- a CDS encoding sigma-70 family RNA polymerase sigma factor, whose translation MREAHADDAEVTSAALAAASGDDASLEFFVRATQRDVWRFICHLGHAKTADDLTQETFLRALKSLPRFKAQSTARTWLLSIARRTCADEVRYAMSRPRIADTVDWVAAADRHVGANNAWQGIVELNLLLDQLPADRREALVLTQVIGLSYQEAAEVVGCPVGTIRSRVARARESLIAASSPATLRSVN comes from the coding sequence ATGCGAGAAGCCCACGCCGATGATGCCGAGGTCACCAGCGCAGCCCTGGCCGCGGCAAGTGGAGACGACGCATCGCTTGAGTTCTTTGTGCGCGCGACTCAGCGTGACGTGTGGCGTTTCATCTGCCACCTCGGACATGCCAAGACTGCTGACGACCTCACGCAGGAGACCTTTCTCCGGGCGCTCAAGAGTTTGCCTCGCTTCAAGGCGCAGTCGACCGCGCGCACCTGGCTGCTCTCCATCGCACGGCGCACCTGCGCCGACGAGGTGCGCTACGCGATGAGCCGACCCCGCATCGCCGACACAGTCGACTGGGTAGCCGCGGCTGACCGTCACGTCGGCGCCAACAACGCCTGGCAAGGCATTGTGGAACTCAACCTGCTGCTCGACCAGCTACCCGCAGACCGGCGCGAAGCACTGGTGCTCACCCAGGTCATCGGGCTGTCCTACCAAGAAGCCGCAGAGGTAGTCGGCTGCCCGGTCGGGACGATTCGCTCCCGTGTTGCCCGCGCCCGGGAATCGCTGATCGCGGCGAGCTCGCCAGCCACGCTGCGGAGCGTGAACTAG
- a CDS encoding heavy metal translocating P-type ATPase produces the protein MDESTPIVPGADQPAGLNAPQRIQLDVSGMTCGACAARVEKKLNRVEGVRATVNYATRVATIDANPEISAAALCDVVDKAGYGAAERDSRPTPIADTDGDHASSLFRRLVVGLILFIPLADLSILFAVVPSARFAGWRFLLLVLAIPILTWCAAPFYRVAVKNLRARTASMETLVSMGILSATAWSVWTMFGSAATPAGSKSTGVWSAIWGSDAIYLEVATGVTVLVLAGRYFEARARSRAGGALRALAALTAKTVTIVAADGQEMTIPADELKEGQSFIVRPGETIATDGIITNGRASVDMSTMTGESRPVKATVADAVIGGTTALDGRLVVQAAAVGADTQLAGMMRLVEQAQSGKANAQRLADRISGIFVPTAIVIAILTVLGWLLVEGTAERAIAAGVAVLVIACPCALGLATPIAVMVSAGRGAQLGIFLKNHQAMDTSREIDTVVFDKTGTVTVGELTVTDVWVAEGQSRDEILAVVAGVEAASEHAVAAALVAACTGEVPPVKDFTAHPGQGVTGLVEGHSVRVGSPRWISASGSTPFGAASLRRTAHERGDSAVFVSIDDQLCAAIAIADTVKPSSAPAIAALDKAGIRTVLLTGDNLAVANRVAKQVGIDKVIAEVLPDEKVAVIAALQAEGRAVAMVGDGINDGPALATADLGLAIGRGADVAIGAADIILVRDDLRSAPAALSLANATKRTIRTNLIWAFGYNIAAIPIAAMGLLNPLIAGAAMALSSLFVVSNSLRLQNFGST, from the coding sequence CTGGACGAATCCACACCGATAGTACCTGGAGCTGACCAACCCGCCGGTCTCAACGCCCCCCAGCGAATCCAGCTCGACGTCTCCGGAATGACCTGTGGCGCATGTGCCGCCCGGGTGGAGAAGAAGTTGAACCGGGTCGAGGGCGTGCGCGCAACGGTCAACTATGCGACGCGGGTTGCCACGATCGACGCCAACCCCGAAATCAGCGCAGCAGCGTTGTGCGACGTGGTGGACAAGGCCGGGTATGGCGCAGCGGAGCGCGACTCACGTCCCACCCCAATTGCCGATACCGACGGTGACCACGCCAGTAGCCTCTTTCGCCGACTCGTCGTCGGGCTCATCCTGTTCATCCCGCTCGCCGACCTGTCGATCCTGTTCGCGGTAGTCCCCTCAGCACGCTTCGCAGGCTGGCGATTCCTCCTGCTCGTCCTGGCGATTCCAATTCTGACCTGGTGCGCGGCACCGTTCTATCGGGTCGCCGTCAAGAATTTGCGCGCCCGCACAGCGAGCATGGAGACCTTGGTGTCCATGGGAATACTCTCTGCCACCGCGTGGTCGGTCTGGACGATGTTTGGGTCGGCCGCCACGCCTGCGGGCTCGAAATCAACCGGGGTCTGGTCGGCGATCTGGGGCAGTGACGCCATTTATCTCGAAGTAGCCACCGGTGTCACGGTTCTTGTGCTGGCCGGCCGCTACTTCGAGGCCCGGGCCCGCTCCCGGGCTGGCGGCGCCTTGCGCGCCCTCGCCGCACTCACCGCGAAGACGGTGACGATCGTCGCCGCCGACGGGCAAGAAATGACTATTCCGGCCGATGAGTTGAAGGAAGGTCAGTCGTTCATCGTTCGCCCCGGCGAAACGATCGCCACCGACGGCATCATCACCAACGGTCGGGCGTCGGTGGACATGAGCACCATGACCGGCGAGTCTCGCCCGGTCAAAGCGACCGTCGCCGACGCAGTCATCGGCGGTACCACCGCGTTGGACGGACGACTGGTCGTCCAGGCAGCGGCGGTGGGAGCCGACACCCAGCTGGCCGGAATGATGCGGCTCGTCGAGCAGGCACAGTCCGGGAAGGCCAACGCCCAGCGCCTTGCCGATCGGATCTCCGGAATCTTCGTACCGACCGCAATCGTCATTGCCATCCTCACCGTGCTGGGCTGGCTACTCGTGGAAGGCACGGCCGAACGCGCTATCGCTGCCGGGGTTGCCGTACTCGTGATCGCGTGTCCCTGCGCGCTTGGCTTGGCCACCCCGATTGCTGTGATGGTGTCTGCCGGGCGGGGAGCCCAACTGGGCATCTTCTTGAAGAACCACCAGGCGATGGATACCTCGCGGGAGATCGACACGGTGGTGTTCGACAAGACGGGAACCGTCACCGTCGGTGAACTCACCGTGACCGACGTGTGGGTCGCCGAGGGACAGAGCCGCGACGAGATCCTTGCAGTCGTGGCTGGCGTCGAAGCCGCCTCCGAGCACGCTGTCGCCGCCGCATTGGTCGCGGCGTGTACTGGGGAGGTCCCGCCGGTCAAGGACTTTACCGCCCATCCTGGTCAGGGTGTCACGGGGTTGGTCGAGGGCCACTCGGTTCGAGTCGGGTCACCCCGCTGGATTTCCGCATCGGGCAGCACGCCGTTTGGCGCCGCGTCCTTGCGTCGAACCGCCCACGAACGAGGTGACAGCGCCGTGTTCGTCAGCATCGACGACCAGCTGTGCGCAGCGATTGCGATTGCCGACACCGTCAAACCTAGCTCGGCGCCGGCAATCGCGGCCTTGGACAAGGCCGGCATTCGTACCGTTCTGCTCACCGGCGACAACCTTGCGGTCGCCAATCGGGTGGCGAAGCAAGTTGGAATTGACAAAGTGATCGCCGAGGTCCTACCCGACGAGAAGGTAGCCGTCATCGCGGCCCTGCAGGCCGAGGGCAGAGCCGTGGCCATGGTCGGTGACGGAATCAACGACGGGCCGGCACTGGCCACCGCTGATCTTGGCCTGGCCATCGGCCGCGGTGCTGACGTTGCCATTGGCGCCGCTGACATCATTCTGGTCCGTGACGATCTACGCTCGGCGCCAGCCGCACTGAGCTTGGCCAATGCCACTAAGCGGACTATTCGGACGAATCTCATCTGGGCGTTCGGCTACAACATTGCGGCGATCCCGATCGCCGCAATGGGGCTACTCAATCCCCTGATTGCCGGCGCTGCCATGGCCCTGTCGTCGCTATTTGTTGTCTCCAACAGCCTGCGTCTGCAAAACTTCGGATCAACCTAG